A genomic segment from Glycine max cultivar Williams 82 chromosome 1, Glycine_max_v4.0, whole genome shotgun sequence encodes:
- the LOC100819931 gene encoding putative pentatricopeptide repeat-containing protein At1g12700, mitochondrial: MYSAMMMMMMRRSSCVHGFPLLRYFASSSNSKPFLLHPSHSSSTFSFVSDSDTSRAQFLDSMRNAKSVDVALDFYHKMVTMKPFPCVKDFNLLFSIVAKMKHYTTAISLIKHMSYIGVKPTVHTLNIVINCLCRLSHAVFGFSVLGLMFKIGVEPSIVTFNTIVNGLCVEGNVAQAIRFVDHLKDMGYESDSYTCGAITNGLCKVGHSSAALSYLKKMEEKNCNLDVTAYSGVVDGLCKDGMVFEALNLFSQMTGKGIQPDLFTYNCLIHGLCNFDRWKEAAPLLANMMRKGIMPDVQTFNVIAGRFFKTGMISRAKSIFSFMVHMGIEHDVVTYTSIIGAHCMLNQMKDAMEVFDLMISKGCLPNIVTYTSLIHGWCETKNMNKAMYFLGEMVNNGLDPNVVTWSTLIGGVCKAGKPVAAKELFLVMHKHGQLPNLQTCAIILDGLFKCNFHSEAMSLFRELEKMNWDLNIIIYNIILDGMCSSGKLNDALELFSYLSSKGVKIDVVTYNIMIKGLCKEGLLDDAEDLLMKMEENGCPPNECTYNVFVQGLLRRYQISKSTKYLMFMKDKGFQADATTTKFLINYFSANKENRALEVFLQKFV; encoded by the coding sequence ATGTATTCagcaatgatgatgatgatgatgcgaAGAAGCTCTTGTGTTCATGGATTCCCTCTTCTTCGATACTTTGCTTCGTCTTCTAATTCCaaaccctttcttcttcacccATCGCATTCTTCTTCAACTTTCTCCTTCGTTAGTGACAGTGATACAAGCAGAGCTCAATTCCTTGATTCCATGAGAAATGCGAAATCTGTAGACGTTGCTTTGGATTTCTACCACAAAATGGTCACAATGAAGCCTTTCCCATGTGTCAAGGACTTCAACTTGTTGTTTAGCATCGTTGCGAAGATGAAACACTACACAACTGCAATTTCGCTAATCAAACACATGTCTTATATTGGTGTCAAACCGACTGTCCACACTCTCAATATCGTCATTAATTGTCTCTGCCGTTTGAGCCACGCCGTGTTTGGCTTCTCTGTTTTGGGGCTTATGTTCAAAATTGGTGTGGAACCTAGCATCGTGACTTTTAACACCATTGTTAATGGGCTTTGCGTAGAAGGAAATGTTGCTCAAGCAATTAGGTTTGTTGACCATTTGAAAGATATGGGCTATGAATCTGACAGCTATACCTGTGGAGCAATAACTAATGGATTGTGTAAAGTTGGTCATTCATCCGCTGCACTCTCGTATCTCAAGaagatggaagaaaaaaattgcaatttggATGTTACAGCTTACAGCGGAGTTGTGGATGGTCTTTGCAAGGATGGGATGGTATTTGAGGCCTTGAATTTGTTCTCACAAATGACAGGCAAAGGTATTCAACCTGATCTTTTCACCTATAATTGCTTAATTCATGGCCTTTGTAACTTTGATAGATGGAAAGAGGCTGCACCTCTATTGGCTAACATGATGAGAAAGGGAATCATGCCAGATGTGCAAACTTTTAATGTTATTGCTGGCAGATTTTTCAAAACAGGGATGATTTCTAGGGCTAAAAGCATATTCAGTTTCATGGTGCATATGGGGATTGAACATGATGTTGTCACCTATACATCAATAATTGGTGCTCATTGTATGCTAAATCAAATGAAGGATGCCATGGAAGTATTTGATTTGATGATTAGCAAGGGCTGCTTACCGAACATTGTAACTTATACTTCATTAATCCATGGATGGTGTGAAACTAAAAACATGAATAAGGCCATGTATTTCTTGGGTGAAATGGTAAATAATGGACTAGATCCAAATGTTGTCACATGGAGCACTCTTATTGGGGGGGTTTGCAAAGCAGGGAAACCAGTAGCTGCAAAAGAATTGTTTTTAGTAATGCACAAGCACGGGCAACTTCCCAATCTCCAAACTTGTGCTATTATATTGGATGGCCTATTTAAGTGTAATTTTCATTCTGAGGCAATGTCATTGTTTAGGGAGTTGGAGAAGATGAATTGGGatcttaatattataatttacaatattattttggATGGAATGTGTAGTTCTGGAAAACTGAATGATGCACTGGAACTCTTTTCTTATCTGTCAAGTAAAGGCgtcaaaattgatgttgttactTATAACATAATGATTAAAGGTCTATGTAAAGAAGGACTGTTGGATGATGCCGAAGACTTATTGATGAAAATGGAAGAGAATGGTTGTCCCCCAAATGAGTGCACTTATAATGTCTTTGTCCAAGGATTGCTGCGAAGATATCAAATTTCAAAGTCAACAAAATACCTTATgtttatgaaagataaaggattTCAGGCAGATGCTACCACCACCAAATTTCTTATCAACTACTTCTCTGCTAACAAAGAAAACAGGGCATTGGAAGTGTTTTTGCAGAAATTTGTTTGA